From the Thermosynechococcus sp. genome, the window GTTCCCAAGGTTATTGCTAAGGCTTCATCGGAAGTTCACAAGAAATTGTTAGAGCGGGTAGGAGCCGACCGGGTTGTCTTTCCAGAATATGAGGCAGGTTGTGAACTGGCGCGATCGCTCACTCGACCCGCGATTTTAGACTGTCTTGACCTCGATCCGCAAAAGAGTATTGTGGAAGTGAAAGTACCCGCAGCATTTCACGGCCGTACAGTTGCCGAAGTCGAACTCCGCAGTCGCTATGGCTTGAACTTGATTGCCCTGCGCTTTGATGATAAGTTTGAAATTAATCCCAGTCCCAGCCAGAAGCTGCATCAAGGAGACATCATGGTGGTGATTGGTGACAATAACGATATTGAACGCTTTTTGCGTAGTCAGCACATTCAGTGAGGCAAACCCAGGTCTAGGCTGTTGAGCTTCCATCACTGGTCACCCCCTGCACGGGTGTTGGCTATTTTGCTATGGATTCTTTGTATTAGCAACTTGCAGCGAGGGCCCAGCCTGGCGATCGCCACCCTGCTGGTGGTGCTGCTCTACACCCTGAGCCACCTCCCCTGGGAGCGCTTGGGCAAACGTCTACGGCAGATGTGGCTCTTTTTGCTAGGCCTGTGGGGACTTTTGGCACTAACCCCGTGGCCGATGCCATTACTGCTCCCTTGGCGCTTGCTGCTGTGTCTGGCTCTAGGAGTGGTCTTGCTCGACACCCTCACCTTTAGCGAGTGGGTGCGCGTCTGTCGCTGGTGGGGGCTACCGCCGCTGTTGGTGGATACCCTGGCATTGACCTATCGCTACCTTTTTGAGCTGGAGAGACAGTTGGCGCAAATGCAGCAGGCTCTGTTTCTGCGAGGATTTCAGCTGAGTTGGGGCCGTCTTCGCCCTTGGGGGCAAGTGATTGGCAGCTTTCTAATTCGCACCGAAGAACGATCCCAGCAGATTTACCTAGCAATGCGGCTACGGGGTTATGGGCAAATCCTCTACCGTCGTCCTCAATTTTCTGAGGGAGCACCGTGGAGTTGGGGGCTAACGCTCATTGCCAGCATAGCGGCAGGGTTGTTGGCAACCTATGACACCCTTGGGGAAATCAAACTGCCTTTTTGGGGTTAATAGCCAATGGTGGGAACAGTGATACATTAACATATTAACATTTGTAAACGATTGCCCCTTTGAGATTGCCCCTATGAAACCCAAGAACATGCTTTTGGTTGCGGAGCAGGTGTGCCTAGTTGGCCATATTGTGGCGATGGCCTTTGGCTTAGCGGGGTTGCTCCTCGTCGTGCCCCATCCCGAGTTTATTCTGGCATTGCCCGCATGGGGTCAGCAACTTTTTCAATGGAGTATGGGGAGTGGGGGCGTAGTTTATATTGTCCTGGGTGCGCTGGCGATCGCCCTTCATACCTATCGCAACTTTGGCCTTGGCAAACTCCTGAGTTTTTTGCTGCCAGCGGTGGGCATTTCCCTCACCAGTGAACTGTTGGGAACGAGTACTGGCTTTCCCTTTGGCCATTACGGTTACCTCAGTGGCTTGGGCTACAAAATTGCTGGGTTGGTGCCCTTCACGATTCCCCTTTCTTGGTTTTATATGGGGCTAGTCACGTTTCTTTTGGCCTACAGTGGCTTCATTAGTCGCCCCCGGCGGGAAGGCAAAGGCGTGGGGTTGGGGGCAGCTTTGATGACGGTAGGCTTGGGAGCCATCTTTTTAACGGCCTGGGATTTTGTCCTTGATCCGGCCATGAGTCAAACCACCATTCCTTTTTGGCAATTTCAGGAGGTTGGTGAGTTCTTTGGTATGCCCTACCGCAATATTCTGGGCTGGACGGGCACAGCAGCCGTGTTTATGGGACTGGCGATGATCGCTTGGTGGCCAAAGCCAATGGTCGTCAACCGTGGACAACTGATTACTCCCCTGGTGGTGTATTTGGTGAATTTTGCCTTTGGGGCAATGATTACGCTCACGTCCTTGGATCAACGCTTTTGGATTCCGGCAACGTTGGGATTTGTTTTGGGAGTGGTGCCGGTCACAGCCCTGTGGTGGTTTGCTGAAGCGCCCTTAGAGAAAGTTCAGGGGGTCAACGTCAATACTGAGGCGGGTTGAGCGGGGACATTGCACCTTGAGATGCAGCAGGGCTTGGCCGAGTTCAGAACTTTGCGGTGATTTGCCCTTGAGTAAAATTTGCCAGCGGTAGCGGTCAGCAATTTTGGCGATCGCGGCGGGGGCGGGGCCAAGGAGTTCCCAGTCTCCCTGAGAAATCGGGGCCAACATCTGGAGTTGTTGGGCGATCGCCTGTGCCGTTGTGGCTACTTCCTCCGGATCGGGACTACTCAAGCGCAGCAGGATCAGTTGAGCATAGGGGGGATAGCCCAAGGGGGCGCGGCTACTTAGCTCCTGTGTAGCAAAGCTGTCCCAGTCATAGGCTTGGACTGCTGTAATCACTGGATGATCCGGCACATAGGTTTGGAGAATAACCTTACCGGGATGCGCCCCTCGGCCCGATCGCCCCGCCACCTGGGTGAGAATTTGAAACGTGCGTTCTGCCGCCTGATAATCGGGCAAGTGCAGGAGACTATCGGCAGCCAAAATGCCCACAAGGGCGACCTGCGGCAGATCAATGCCCTTCGTCAGCATTTGCGTCCCCACCATCACATCGGCTTCGCCGGCGGCAAATTGAGTCAGTAACTGGCGATGGGCACCCTTGCGTTGGGTGGTATCACTGTCAAAGCGCAGTACTCGCAACTGGGGAAAGCGGCGATTCAGTTCCCTCATCACCCGCTGCGTTCCCCCACCGAAGGGCTTGAGATAGGGAGAGTCACAGCAGGGACACCGCTGCGGTAGGGCCTGCTGGTAACCGCAGTAATGACAGCGCAGCACTGCCATCTCTTCGCCAAAGAGGTGCCCAGTAAGAGACACGCTGCAATGGGGACAGTAGATCACTGTGCCACAACTGCGACAGGAGACAAACGTGCTGTGACCCCGCCGCGGCACAAAGAGAATCGCCTGCTGTCCCTGAAGATTCTCCAGCGCTTCTTGCAGCGGCCGACTGAGCATCGAACGGTTGCCACGGTGCAATTCTTGGCGCATATCCACGATTGTGATGGGGGGTAAGGGGGTGGCATGAATGCGCTGAGGTAGGGAAAGGAGGTGAATCTGTCCCTCCTGGGCAGCCTGCCAAGTGCTGAGGGCAGGGGTGGCGGTTCCTAAAATCAGGGGACACTGTTGCTGGCGCGATCGCCATTGGGCAACAGTGCGGGCATGGTAGCAGGGCTGAGGTTGATCCTGTTTGTAGCCGCTGTCGTGCTCTTCATCGAGAATGATCAAACCCAAGCCCACCAAAGGCAGCAGTACCGCCGAGCGCGTGCCAATGATCACCCGGGGCTCCGGCAGCAGGGTCAATCGCCAAGTATCGTAGCGCTCTCCCTCACTGAGACCACTGTGATAAACCAACAGGCGCTCACCAAAGCGGGCTCGCACTCGATCGGTCAGTTGGGGTGTCAAGCCAATCTCGGGCACTAGCAACAGGGCCGATCGCCCTCGCCCTAGACACTCAGCAATGACTTGCAGATAAACTTCCGTTTTACCCGACCCGGTGACCCCGTGTAGGAGAAACGTTTGGGCAGCGTCTAGGTGTTTTGAAATGACTTGCAGGGCAGTGGCTTGGGCCGCCGTCAGCGTTTTTGGGCGATCGGGTGTCACCGCTATGCCCTGTTCAGTGCGGCAGTGCTGCTGCTCCACAATGGCAATGTATCCCTTGGCAGCGAGGCGGTGGAGGGTTTGGGGGGTCGTGCCCGTGGCCTTGAGCACCTCCTGTAGCCAGCAATCGCGACTCTGTTGCCGCAAGTAGCGGAGGATTTGGCGCTGCCGCTGCGTTAAGGTCTCCCCTTCACTATTGAGGAGTATCACTGCCTGTTGCTGTTTTGGCTGTTGACTGGCGGGTGCCGCTAAGTAGGTTTCCACTAGGCCAAGGCGTTCGAGTTCTTTGAGGGCCCGCTGAACCTTGGGAAGCTGTTGCTGAAGGTAGCGTACACTGTAGTCCCCCCTGCCTTTGGTCTGGAGAAAGCGCAGTAGATGTTGCCCTTGTTCCGAAAGGGGGGGAATCCCCTGTTGTGGCCGCAGGCGCACCCGCCGTTGCGATCGCCCCAAAACCCCCGGCGGCAAAGCAGTGCGTACCACTTGGATCAAAGGCGTGCAGTAGTAGGTGGCAATCTGCTCTAACAGGGCCCAATAGTCCTTGGGAAAAAGCTGTTGGTCAACTACGTCAAGGAGCGATCGCAACCGCTGCGGAGCGACTGATGGGGGCAATGCCGCCAACACCTCTAGAACAATCCCCCGCGCCACCTGAGAGCCAAAGGGCACTTCCACCACGTCTCCCCCCTGCACCCGCCAACGCCCAGGAATTTGGTAGGTATAGGCCGCGGTCGCCCCCGGACAGTCCACAAGCACACTGGCGTAGGCAGGGCCTTCATCAGAGGGAAATGTTAAATGGGCACTCGTCATCTTGCGGGGACAGCCATTAGTGGCAGCCTTGGGAGAACTTTGCTGCTACTTCCTACCTTGGCCTAAAACGGCAATTTACCCCAACCCAACCGCCATGGCAACTATATCACCTCCTCGGGTCGTGGTTGATCCCGAGAGGCATAGTCTCAACTGTTGCTGCTTGGATCAGGTGCCGCAGGCCTAGTACACCCCAGGGCTTGCTGGCCAAATAGGGAGATTCCGCCCTAGCCAGTGGTGCACTGCTTTCCCAAGGGGACAGTCTTAACAACCAATATCACACCCGCTGGTTTTTGGCCACGATCACGGATCATCAGGGTTGCCTTGGCTAAGGT encodes:
- a CDS encoding energy-coupling factor transporter transmembrane protein EcfT, whose translation is MQRGPSLAIATLLVVLLYTLSHLPWERLGKRLRQMWLFLLGLWGLLALTPWPMPLLLPWRLLLCLALGVVLLDTLTFSEWVRVCRWWGLPPLLVDTLALTYRYLFELERQLAQMQQALFLRGFQLSWGRLRPWGQVIGSFLIRTEERSQQIYLAMRLRGYGQILYRRPQFSEGAPWSWGLTLIASIAAGLLATYDTLGEIKLPFWG
- a CDS encoding TrkA family potassium uptake protein translates to MVDLGAMLFRGRGVKLSQQFAVIGLGRFGRGVCETLHGMGYEVLGTDHQERLVNQVLQDHIVAHAIQLDATDPQALKEAGIFEFETVIVAIGNHLDASIIATLNLKEAGVPKVIAKASSEVHKKLLERVGADRVVFPEYEAGCELARSLTRPAILDCLDLDPQKSIVEVKVPAAFHGRTVAEVELRSRYGLNLIALRFDDKFEINPSPSQKLHQGDIMVVIGDNNDIERFLRSQHIQ
- the cruF gene encoding gamma-carotene 1'-hydroxylase CruF; amino-acid sequence: MKPKNMLLVAEQVCLVGHIVAMAFGLAGLLLVVPHPEFILALPAWGQQLFQWSMGSGGVVYIVLGALAIALHTYRNFGLGKLLSFLLPAVGISLTSELLGTSTGFPFGHYGYLSGLGYKIAGLVPFTIPLSWFYMGLVTFLLAYSGFISRPRREGKGVGLGAALMTVGLGAIFLTAWDFVLDPAMSQTTIPFWQFQEVGEFFGMPYRNILGWTGTAAVFMGLAMIAWWPKPMVVNRGQLITPLVVYLVNFAFGAMITLTSLDQRFWIPATLGFVLGVVPVTALWWFAEAPLEKVQGVNVNTEAG
- the priA gene encoding primosomal protein N', translated to MTSAHLTFPSDEGPAYASVLVDCPGATAAYTYQIPGRWRVQGGDVVEVPFGSQVARGIVLEVLAALPPSVAPQRLRSLLDVVDQQLFPKDYWALLEQIATYYCTPLIQVVRTALPPGVLGRSQRRVRLRPQQGIPPLSEQGQHLLRFLQTKGRGDYSVRYLQQQLPKVQRALKELERLGLVETYLAAPASQQPKQQQAVILLNSEGETLTQRQRQILRYLRQQSRDCWLQEVLKATGTTPQTLHRLAAKGYIAIVEQQHCRTEQGIAVTPDRPKTLTAAQATALQVISKHLDAAQTFLLHGVTGSGKTEVYLQVIAECLGRGRSALLLVPEIGLTPQLTDRVRARFGERLLVYHSGLSEGERYDTWRLTLLPEPRVIIGTRSAVLLPLVGLGLIILDEEHDSGYKQDQPQPCYHARTVAQWRSRQQQCPLILGTATPALSTWQAAQEGQIHLLSLPQRIHATPLPPITIVDMRQELHRGNRSMLSRPLQEALENLQGQQAILFVPRRGHSTFVSCRSCGTVIYCPHCSVSLTGHLFGEEMAVLRCHYCGYQQALPQRCPCCDSPYLKPFGGGTQRVMRELNRRFPQLRVLRFDSDTTQRKGAHRQLLTQFAAGEADVMVGTQMLTKGIDLPQVALVGILAADSLLHLPDYQAAERTFQILTQVAGRSGRGAHPGKVILQTYVPDHPVITAVQAYDWDSFATQELSSRAPLGYPPYAQLILLRLSSPDPEEVATTAQAIAQQLQMLAPISQGDWELLGPAPAAIAKIADRYRWQILLKGKSPQSSELGQALLHLKVQCPRSTRLSIDVDPLNFL